The nucleotide window TCCTCTTGATTGGAATATCGAAATATTCGGCCGAAGTGTCGGCAAGACAATCTCCATTGTTCTGGATTGAACGCAATAAGCATGCACGCAACCATGTCGCTGCATCCTGCGGAGTCTACAAACCGCAGATGAGGATTCCGAGAAGCAGCACACGCCGCAACCGGCGTCAGGGCTCAATGCTGCGCACCGGAATGCAGATGTCGCTGCGCAGGATGTCTTCCGCAACTTCCTCGGGATCGTCCAGATATTCGAAATAGACCGGCTCGTCTCCCGGCTCCAGACCGCGCGCCGGCAACTCGAACAGGTACAAGGCATCGAGCCGTTCGTAGAGGCCGTCGTACGCGCCGATATGGCGGGCACGCAGGCAGCGGCCGGGCAGCGTCCGCATCGAATGCTCCGGCGGCGGCACCACCGGCCCGGCGAAACCGAGCGCCGCGTCGAAGCGGGTGGTCTGCGCTGGCGTATCACGCGGATCGTCCCAGGCGATTCCGAACAATCCCGTGAGCCGGTCCAGCAGTTCGCTGCCCGCCGCCCAGTTGAACAGCTCGGTAAAGGTCTGGTTGAGGCCGCTGTGATCGCCGACATGACGCTGCGTCACCACCTCGAACGGATCGGTGGAGGCCAGATGGATTTCCAGCCGTGCCGAGGCCGGGCCACGCAGCAGTCCGGCCAACAGTTCCAGCCGCGCCTCTTCGGACCGGGCCTGGGTCGGCGACACGCCAGTGGCCTGCCGGAAGCAGCGCGCGAAGGCCTGCGGCGTCGCAAAGCCCTGCTCCAACGCCAGTACCGTGATCGACCGGTTCTGCGCCAGCGCCAGTACCGCCTTGGCGGAACGCAGGCGGTTGGCGGTCTGCATCACGGTTTCCCCGGTCAAGGCCCGGTAGACCCGATGGAAGTGAAACGGCGAGAAATGCGCCGCGGCCGCCAGATCATCCAGTTTCGGAAGCTGGCCCGTTTCGGCGAGGGTGCGCGCCAGGAGTGTGATCGAAGCGTCGATACGCTGGGCATAGCGATCAAAGGTCTGAGCTTTCATGCGGCTTACCGGTAATGATTGCAGCCCTATTCCACAAGGATTCGGCGCGCTGCGCGGTCCCGATCTTGCGCCATTTCACACTCGCGAACGGACCACCGGCTCTGCTCTAATGGCCGAATGCCGCCCGCCACACCGCTACGCCAGCCCGCCGCCGCCACGCATGGCCGCATCCAGGATTCCGGCTTTCGGGCGCATCCGCTGCTGCGCAATCCCCATTTGCAGACCATGCTGCCGGCCTTGCTGCGGCCAACGCCGCCGCTGGACTTGCGGCGCGAGCGTCTGGAACTCGATGACGGCGATTTCGTGGATCTGGGCTGGG belongs to Gammaproteobacteria bacterium and includes:
- a CDS encoding GyrI-like domain-containing protein, with protein sequence MKAQTFDRYAQRIDASITLLARTLAETGQLPKLDDLAAAAHFSPFHFHRVYRALTGETVMQTANRLRSAKAVLALAQNRSITVLALEQGFATPQAFARCFRQATGVSPTQARSEEARLELLAGLLRGPASARLEIHLASTDPFEVVTQRHVGDHSGLNQTFTELFNWAAGSELLDRLTGLFGIAWDDPRDTPAQTTRFDAALGFAGPVVPPPEHSMRTLPGRCLRARHIGAYDGLYERLDALYLFELPARGLEPGDEPVYFEYLDDPEEVAEDILRSDICIPVRSIEP